One window of Thermacetogenium phaeum DSM 12270 genomic DNA carries:
- a CDS encoding MOSC domain-containing protein, with amino-acid sequence MGRIVAVCTSRNTGERKKNIGRGTLIAGHGLEGDAHAGPWHRQVSLLAIESIRKMQNKGLDVGPGDFAENITTEGIEIAALPLGTKLRLGKEAIGEVTQIGKECHSRCAIYHQAGDCVMPREGVFIRVLQGGPIEVGDEIEIIETPQKEVTEK; translated from the coding sequence ATGGGAAGAATAGTAGCCGTATGCACCAGCCGGAACACCGGAGAGCGCAAAAAGAACATCGGCCGGGGAACCCTGATCGCCGGACACGGGCTTGAAGGGGATGCCCATGCCGGCCCCTGGCACCGGCAGGTCAGCCTCCTGGCCATAGAAAGCATCCGGAAAATGCAAAACAAAGGCCTTGACGTAGGGCCCGGTGACTTTGCCGAAAATATCACAACAGAAGGGATTGAAATCGCTGCCCTTCCTCTTGGAACAAAACTGCGGCTGGGGAAAGAAGCCATAGGGGAAGTCACCCAGATCGGAAAAGAATGCCACAGTCGATGTGCCATCTATCACCAGGCCGGGGACTGCGTCATGCCCAGGGAAGGGGTCTTCATCAGGGTACTCCAGGGAGGTCCCATCGAAGTCGGAGACGAGATCGAGATCATCGAAACACCCCAAAAGGAAGTGACGGAAAAATGA
- the moaC gene encoding cyclic pyranopterin monophosphate synthase MoaC, whose translation MADLTHFNREGRARMVEVGEKPTTTREAVARGTVFMQPETLELIKSGGIAKGDVLGVAQIAGIMGAKRTSILIPMCHPLFLSGIDLNFRADPERSAVEIEARVRCQGKTGVEMEALTAVSIAALTIYDMCKAVDRGMAIGEIRLIEKTGGKSGTYRREGEKEWEE comes from the coding sequence ATGGCAGACCTTACCCACTTCAACAGGGAAGGGCGAGCCCGCATGGTCGAAGTAGGAGAAAAACCGACCACCACCAGAGAAGCCGTAGCCCGGGGCACGGTTTTCATGCAACCCGAAACCCTTGAACTCATCAAAAGCGGAGGCATCGCCAAAGGAGACGTCCTGGGAGTCGCCCAGATAGCCGGCATCATGGGAGCCAAACGCACATCTATACTCATCCCCATGTGCCACCCACTCTTCCTCAGCGGCATTGACCTCAACTTTCGGGCCGACCCGGAGCGCAGCGCCGTAGAGATCGAAGCCCGGGTTAGATGCCAGGGAAAAACCGGAGTAGAAATGGAAGCTCTGACCGCCGTAAGCATAGCCGCCCTCACCATCTACGACATGTGCAAAGCCGTAGACCGCGGCATGGCCATCGGAGAAATCCGGTTAATAGAAAAAACCGGGGGCAAAAGCGGAACCTACAGAAGGGAAGGGGAGAAAGAATGGGAAGAATAG